The following DNA comes from Pseudomonadota bacterium.
TGGTCTCGAGATTGTGCCGGGCTCAGGTCTGCTCCCAGCAGTAGTGCCCGGTGCTTTTGATGGCCTAATGAAGCTGCTCCGCGATTGGGGTACGATGACTTTACCCGAAATCTTAGCGCCTGCCATAGGGTATGCCCGAAAAGGTTATCCTATGTCTGGACGAGTTTGTTCCACAATTGCAGGCTTAACAGAACTTTTCAATGAGCACTGGCCGACTTCCGCTTCTATCTATCTGTCCAATGGGGAAGCTCCTAAACCATGGGTGCTCTTCAAAAATCTTCCGCTTGCTGAATTTTTTATTCGCATTGTTGCTGAGTATGAGGGGGCTCGCGGTGATAGGGAGAGCAAAATTGAAAGTGCGCGTAACGCGTTCTACAAAGGGTTTGTTGCAGATGCAATTGGTCGTTTCGTAGCTGAGAATAAATTCCTCGACACAACAGGTGAGTGCCATGGTGGGTTTTTGACTGCACAGGATTTAGCAAGTTTTGAAACCTCTCTTGAAGTCCCACTAAGCATCGACTACGGCGAGTATTCTGTTTTTAAAATGGGTTCATGGAGCCAAGGACCAACATTTTTGCAACAGCTTGAGATGTTGAAAAACTTTGATGTTAAATCGATGGATCCTGATGGACCTGATTTTGTGCACACCATTGCAGAAACAACTAAATTGGCCTTCGCTGACCGAGAAAAGTTTTATGGTGATCCAAAATTTGTGGATGTGCCAATTGAAATACTCCTTTCGGAAGAATATGGACGACAACGCTCAAGCCTTATTACTGAACAATCATCGGGCGAAATTAGGCCGGGGAGAATAGATGGATATGGTGGTCCTGTTATATATGGGTTAGGTGATGGGAGTCGCGTAAGCGTGGGAGATGACGGGGTAATAACGAAGGTAGCAACGGCGAGTGGCTCAACTATTGCTTCTGGTGACACAGTCCATCTAGATATTGCTGACAAAGAAGGAAATATGATTTCGATAACTCCTTCAGGGGGGTGGCTTCGTAGTTCTCCTGTGATCCCAGAACTTGGGTTTCAACTTTCTAATCGCGGACAGATTTTTACCTTGGATGAAGGTTCTCCTGGTGCTATTGAGCCAGGGAAACGCCCACGCACTACCCTAAGTCCGGGGTTTGTAAATCGTGCGGGTAAACCTTATATGGCTTTCGGTACGCCAGGTGCCGATCGGCAAGACCAGTGGGCCTTGCAATTTTTTTTACGTCACGTAGACCACGGTCAAAATATACAGCAGGCCATAGATGGACCCACATTTAATACAGATCATTTCCCTGGGTCTTTCTTTCCAAAACAGGCAAAACTTAGGTCATTGTCCCTTGAAGGTAGATTCTCACGTGAGACTATCTCGGAGTTGGAACGCCGTGGTCACATTGTTGAAGTTGGAGAAGATTGGTGCCAGGGTAGGATGACAGCGGTGGCTAAGGAGGGTTGTTATTTGAAAGCGGGTGCAAGCGCCCGTTATATGCAGACCTATGCTGCTGGGCGTTAAAAAAAACCTTTTAAGATTAGGACTATTAGCGGGCATCATGAATTCGATGTTATTACCTACTAGTGCTTTTGGATCAGCCCTTCAGAAATTTTGGTGGGAAAGCAGATTAATAATATTATTTTCGCCATCTACCCTTAACAGTAATTTTAACACCCAAAAACGAGACGTTGAGTCATCTATTGGCGGTATGCTTGAACGGCAGATGCTCATCGTAAAAGTGGTCGGTCAGCGTCCTGTAAAGGTCAATGGCGTCATCGACACAACCCTTAACGGATCAAAGTTGCGTTCAGAATATAGGGTTCTGAAAAAACAGTTTTCAGTTGTTCTTATTGGCAAAGACGGAGATGAAAAAGGTAGGTGGTTGAAGCCGGTGAAGTTAGAAAAAATATTCGATCTTGTTGATCAAATGCCGATGCGTATAAATGAAATTTACGAGCAAGGTGGTTAAATAAACTATTAGCCAGGCGGCGTGTAGGGGTCAGCAGCTCCAGGTGGAATTGGAGGATGCTCTTTTAAACTCAGACGAAATTCGTGGCGCATTTTCATTACAACGTTACGAACCCAATTCGCCTTCA
Coding sequences within:
- a CDS encoding gamma-glutamyltransferase family protein, which translates into the protein MVASSHWLATASGMSILEKGGNAFDAAVATTFALQVVEPSMCGVGGEAPMIFCDAKTNNIHVISGQGTAPASANIKAYRDIGLEIVPGSGLLPAVVPGAFDGLMKLLRDWGTMTLPEILAPAIGYARKGYPMSGRVCSTIAGLTELFNEHWPTSASIYLSNGEAPKPWVLFKNLPLAEFFIRIVAEYEGARGDRESKIESARNAFYKGFVADAIGRFVAENKFLDTTGECHGGFLTAQDLASFETSLEVPLSIDYGEYSVFKMGSWSQGPTFLQQLEMLKNFDVKSMDPDGPDFVHTIAETTKLAFADREKFYGDPKFVDVPIEILLSEEYGRQRSSLITEQSSGEIRPGRIDGYGGPVIYGLGDGSRVSVGDDGVITKVATASGSTIASGDTVHLDIADKEGNMISITPSGGWLRSSPVIPELGFQLSNRGQIFTLDEGSPGAIEPGKRPRTTLSPGFVNRAGKPYMAFGTPGADRQDQWALQFFLRHVDHGQNIQQAIDGPTFNTDHFPGSFFPKQAKLRSLSLEGRFSRETISELERRGHIVEVGEDWCQGRMTAVAKEGCYLKAGASARYMQTYAAGR
- a CDS encoding DUF4174 domain-containing protein → MNSMLLPTSAFGSALQKFWWESRLIILFSPSTLNSNFNTQKRDVESSIGGMLERQMLIVKVVGQRPVKVNGVIDTTLNGSKLRSEYRVLKKQFSVVLIGKDGDEKGRWLKPVKLEKIFDLVDQMPMRINEIYEQGG